One cyanobiont of Ornithocercus magnificus DNA segment encodes these proteins:
- a CDS encoding CDP-alcohol phosphatidyltransferase family protein, producing the protein MNHLNTSKQTQLRRLADTLTVIRATAGLPLILALQAGEFTLAWWTLLAGCVTDAVDGLFARQAGGGTAWGAWMDPLADKLLILAPLLWLGSSGVLPLWAIWVLLTRELLISGWRSSDYSGAPASAWGKCKTVLQLLSLLLLLLPSHWWFPSSISRLHSLGWLLFWPALLLSLISAISYLRKSPKLLCHR; encoded by the coding sequence ATGAATCACCTCAACACCAGCAAACAGACACAGTTGCGACGGCTGGCGGATACGCTAACAGTCATCCGTGCCACTGCCGGTTTACCATTGATTTTGGCACTCCAGGCCGGAGAATTTACTCTAGCTTGGTGGACCTTATTAGCTGGCTGTGTTACTGATGCGGTAGATGGATTGTTCGCTCGTCAGGCTGGGGGAGGCACTGCCTGGGGTGCCTGGATGGATCCTCTGGCCGATAAATTGTTGATACTGGCTCCACTACTTTGGCTTGGAAGCTCTGGAGTACTACCACTCTGGGCTATTTGGGTCTTACTTACGCGGGAGCTACTAATCTCGGGTTGGCGAAGCTCTGATTACTCTGGAGCTCCAGCGTCGGCTTGGGGTAAATGTAAGACAGTGCTGCAGCTCCTTAGCTTGCTTCTTCTCCTCTTACCCAGCCACTGGTGGTTTCCCAGTAGTATAAGTCGGCTCCATAGTCTTGGTTGGCTTTTGTTCTGGCCTGCCTTACTACTATCTTTAATCTCTGCTATCAGCTATCTTAGGAAATCACCAAAATTACTGTGCCATAGATAA
- a CDS encoding 3-beta hydroxysteroid dehydrogenase produces the protein MGGTRFVGPPLVSRLQSQGHQLTLFTRGQRPLPPNVNHISGDRGQDKDLCLLENRRFDVIVDISGRTLEDTQRVLRYCGFPKHRLLYVSSAGVYAASDSWPLDENSALDPSSRHSGKAETEAWLREKGIPFTSFRPTYIVGPGNYNPIERWFFSHILNNHPIPLPGDGTTITQIGHVDDLAEAMARSLEVELAVDRIYNCSSRRGITFRGLIEAAARACDHDPATLQWHPFDSSDLDPLSRKKFPLRLSHFIVDISRAERELAWQPRYDAQACLSDSYRRDIALSMAQ, from the coding sequence ATGGGAGGGACTCGCTTTGTTGGTCCTCCTCTCGTGTCACGCCTTCAATCGCAAGGGCACCAACTCACACTTTTCACTCGTGGACAGCGACCGTTACCGCCGAACGTTAATCACATCAGTGGTGATCGTGGTCAGGACAAGGACCTCTGTCTTCTTGAGAATCGGAGATTTGATGTGATTGTCGACATTTCCGGCCGCACTCTCGAGGACACGCAGCGTGTGCTGAGGTACTGTGGCTTTCCTAAACACCGTTTACTCTACGTTAGCTCAGCCGGCGTCTATGCTGCCTCTGACTCCTGGCCACTTGATGAAAACAGTGCCCTCGATCCCTCTAGTCGTCACTCTGGAAAAGCAGAAACCGAAGCTTGGCTTCGTGAGAAGGGAATACCTTTCACTAGCTTTCGTCCTACTTACATAGTTGGACCAGGAAATTACAACCCGATCGAGCGCTGGTTCTTCAGCCATATTCTGAATAATCACCCTATTCCCCTGCCAGGTGATGGCACCACGATCACTCAGATTGGTCATGTTGATGACCTTGCTGAGGCGATGGCTCGTTCCCTCGAAGTAGAACTTGCAGTTGACCGCATCTATAACTGCTCAAGCCGACGAGGCATCACTTTCCGTGGGCTAATTGAAGCAGCTGCACGTGCTTGTGACCATGACCCTGCAACACTACAATGGCACCCATTCGATTCATCTGACCTTGACCCGTTGAGCCGCAAAAAGTTTCCCCTGCGGCTAAGTCATTTTATTGTCGATATCAGCCGGGCTGAGCGCGAGCTTGCTTGGCAGCCGCGCTATGATGCACAAGCTTGCTTGTCCGATAGTTACCGGCGTGATATAGCTTTATCTATGGCACAGTAA